Within the Candidatus Saccharibacteria bacterium oral taxon 488 genome, the region CTCAAATTGCTTAGCCAGGATCGGCGCGTCGTCGGCGGAAACACGGAATGAAATCATGGTACCGACGTTACCAAAAACTGCGTCGCGCACGGTTTCGTTCATCTGCGAGATGTACTGGTTGGCGACGGTCAGGTTGAGGCCGTACTTGCGGGCTTCGGACAGGATGGTGGCAAATGAATCGGTCGCAAAGTTCTGGAACTCGTCAACGTAAAGGTAAAATGGGCGGCGGTCGCGGATGTCTGGGATGTCAGAGCGCGACATGGCAGCCAGCTGGATCTTGGTGACCAGGAATGAGCCGAGGATGGCAGCGTTATCTTCGCCGATCAGACCTTTGGATAAATTGACGATGAGAATCTTGCCTTCGTCCATGATTTGGCGGATGTTGAAGGTGGATTTGGGCTGGCCGATGATGTTGCGGATGATGGGGTTGGCGGTAAAGGCGCCGACCTTGTTAAGGACTGGCGCGACGGCCTCGGCGACGAACTTGTCATTCCAGCTGGCGAATTCAACGTTCCAGAACTGTAGGACCACGGTGTCGCGGCAATAGCCCAGTGTTTCTTTGCGGAAGGTTTTATCAGTCAGCATGCGGGTGATGTCCAGCATGGTCGTCTCTGGCCGGTCAAGCAGCGCCAGGATGGTGTAGCGCAAGATGTACTCCAGTCGCGGCCCCCAACTCTCGCCAAACATGCGCTTCAGAACGCCGATGACCTCTGATGAAATGTTGGTCTTTTGGTTCGGATTGGTGACTTCCAGCGGGTTGAAACCGAGTGGATAGGCGGTGTCGGCCGGGTTGAAATAGACGACGTCGTTCAGCCGTGAGCCGGGGATGAATTTCATATTGTTGATGGCAAAGTCGCCGTGCGGATCGATGATGGCGTAGCCTTGGCTGTGAAAGATATCGCTGAGCGCGAATAATTCGAGCAGGCCCGACTTACCTGCTCCGGTCTGGCCGATGATGTAAACGTGACGCGAGCGGTCATAGCGCAGCATGCCGAATTGGTGGTTGATGCCGCGGAAATTGGTGACGCCAAAGGCGGAAATTTGGTCGTCATTGGCGTCGCTGCCAGTCAGGACAGGCAGCTTGGACGGCGGTTCGGCGGTTTTGGCGCTGGCCCAGACGATGTTGGGCGTCTCGACATTGGTGTGCGGCAAGTGAAAGACGGAGGCCAGTTCTTCGATATTCAGGATGTAGCCATCGCCGTAAAATGCGCGCTTGCGGTACTTGTCGAGGAACTCCTTGCCGAACGCACCCTTGACAGCACGAAAGCCGTTGAGGTTGGTTGAGTTGAATTGCTTAAAAGCACCGACCAGCGCCTGCATATGTAGCTTGGCGCTGGCTTGATCTTCGCCAAGGTACGCCAGGCGGATCTTGACGTCGTAGCCTAATTTAGTGGCCTTCTTCTCTGCCTCAGAGACGCGCGTCTTGTCACGCTCAGACAGCTCGGGCGCTTTTTTGCCATCACTTCCCTGGCCCGGTGGTCTCCAAAGTGCCTCTAGTAGCGTACCAATCCATTGCAAGCCACCGCCGCCGAGCCCGGGGATGAGTTTATGCCCACTCTTGACGCTGGCGATCCAGCGATCAGCGGACTGTTGCCAGCTGTCGGCGATCGGCCTGATGAGTACCTGCACCCAGAGTTCCTCGCCGGTCAATTCTAGCTTGGCCAGCGTACCGGTAATTCCCGCCAGTGGATCGACTTCAAAGGTCTGAAAGGTGCGGATTGGTAAGAACTCTGGCGCCGTCAAGGTCAGCTCGGTAGTGTACACGGTGGAATGCTCACGCTCGTGCTCGGTGTAATCTTCGCTGGCGACGTAGATTTGGACGGTTGGGTATTGGGCGTAAATTTGTCCCTCGACGAAACTTTGCAGTGTTCGGGGTACCCAGACGTAAAAACGAATTTGACCGTTGACCGAGGCGATTTCAAAGCTGATATGCTCCTGCCGCCCGCCTGATAATTTGAGTTCGCGTTTGTCGCGCAAGATGCCGTGCAGGCTGGCGAATAATTGCTCGGCGGCCAACTCTTTCTTGTCGTTGGCTTTGGGGATTTCCAGTACCAACAACACACTCTCGGTCGGTTCGAATTCGTCGGCCCGCTGATAGTTGCGCCACGTCAAGAATGACAGCACGGCTGTGATGGGTATCCAGACGTACCACTGCGTTAAAAAACTAATCATCGAAGAGATAATTTCCATGCTATTTCATTATCTCACCCCTTATAGATAAATGCAAACTTAGGCTTCGCTGACCAGAATGTAGGTGGCCTTGGCGGAGCGTTGGAATTGCGGTTTGGCTTGCAAGTTGAGCAGAATGGTGGTTTCTTTAACTTGACGCTTGTCGAGGACGCGCTTCACGATTTCATCGCGGTGCAGCGGCTCGCCGGCCTCGCGTAGGACGCTGGCGATGATGTCGGCGACGGTACCGCGAGCGTAACCCCACGATTCGAGGGCATAAATACCGCGGCCGATCAGGACGAAGCGTTTGTCTTTGATGAGTTCGTTGTGGATGGCCTGGATGGTGACATCTTTGCGTTTGAAGTCGCTGTCCTTGATGGCTTTGGCAATGTCTGAGAAATGCATTGGCTGGCCGTTGCTATCAAGAATGACGAAGATCTTGTCACGAATGGTTTTTGGGTTGACGAGCGGCCACTTGATCAGGCCCCACAGACCACGGAGATGGGCTAGTTTCTTGCTGATTGAGGCGAGTGCGGCAATGTTTGATGGATGCTCGTAGTTGAGCGTTTTGTGTAGCTCCTCAGCGGTGACTGGCTGGCCATGTTGCTTGATGGCTTTGACAATTTCTTCGACTTGCTTCTTGATATTCTTCTCGTCGTTCGGCGTGCCGATGATGGCTGAGTGGTAATAGTCATCGTTCTCGGTGATGGTGTTGATCGATGGATTGAGCTCGGCGATAAAGGCGACATGGGATCGTTCGCTATCGGTGACATCCCGGCCGAGGACATGCTTGGCGAGATTATGCAGTGGTGCGGCTCGGCCCATTTCCGACAGGTGTGAGGTGACCATCTTCTCGGCCGCCGAGGCACTTGGTATGCCGCCATCAGCCACTAATAGGCGCAGGCGAACGAGGATAGCCTTCTCGAGCTGACGGACACGCTCACGCGTGATCCCGAGCATATCGCCAATCTGCTCCAGCGTCTCCTTATTGCCGTATAAACCAAAGCGACGGCTAATAATCTCTTTCTCGCGCTCTTGCGGAATCTGCGCCAAGACATCCTCGGCTGCTTGCCGAAGCTGCCTGTCTGGTGCGCTCTGTTCTTGTATGTCGCTCATGGCTTTATGTTAAATCCTCTCTGCCTCACCTCAGAAGTTATGTTGATATATGACGATATTGCTATTATACAATAAAATATTTTCGTGTCAAGCAAGTCGTGTAGTACGCCGTAATTATAGCATGTATTTAACAATTTTTGCAATGAAATGGTGTGATAGTTTTTAATTTTGTGAATTATGGGGATATGGTCTATACAGCACTAATAAAATGTGGCTTGATTGGGTTATTTTGTGGGTCAATTACTTCTTTGAGCGGCTGCTTTTTCTCGGGGATTTGGATGGTTTGGTTGAGGTGCGGCCGCGGCGGGCGGGTTTCGCGGGTGCGACCTTCAGAAGCTCCAAGGCTTGCTCGTGAGTGATGGATTTCGGGTCGGTGTCTTTGGGGATCTTGGCGTTTTTGCTGCCGTCGGTGATGTACGGGCCAAAGCGGCCGTTGAGGACTTTGACGCCATCGCCGAAATTAGCGATATTCTTCTCGGCTTCGGCTTGGAGTTTGGCGGCGTAGAGTTCGCGGGCTGTTTCTAGGGTGATGGTGTGTGGGTCTTCAGGCTTGATGGAAACGAAGAGTTTGCCGACTTGGATGTACGGGCCAAAGCGGCCGATGTTGGCTTTGATGTCTTGCCCGTCTTCGGTTTGACCGACGACGCGCGGTAGTTTGAACATTTCTAGTGCCTGCTCCAAAGTGACCGTTTCAATTTTCGCGCCCTTCGGTAGCGGTGCAAAGCGTGGCTTGTCCTCGTCGTCAGTGGCACCCAGTTGCAACATTGGGCCAAAGCGGCCAAAGCGGGCCAGGATTGGTTTGCCAGATTTTGGATCGATGCCGACTTCACGGTTAGCGCCGACTTTACTGCGGTCGATGCCGCCTGATTGTTCAATCAATTTGTGAAACGGCGTGTAAAATCCGTGCAGCATGGTGCTTTTCGCTAGGTCAGCAGCGGCGATTTTATCAAATTCAGTTTCGACATTGGCGGTGAAATCATAGTCAACGATTTGCGTGAAATGGTCGGTCAAAAAGTCGGCGATTAGTTCCCCGCTTGGTGTTGGGATGAGCTTGCCGCGGGTGGAACCGGTTTTTTCTTGGACGATGTCACGGCTGACTTCCTCGCCGTTATAATTTAGGACGATGACGTCGCGCGGCTGGCCTTCGCTGTCGCCTTTTTCGACGTAGCCGCGGGTTTGCACGGTGTCGATGATGGTGGCGTAGGTGCTTGGCCGGCCGATACCGAGGTCTTCAAGCTTCTTGACGAGTGAACCTTCGGTGTAACGGGCCGGTGGCCGGGCGAAGATTTGGCGGGCGGTGATGTCGTGGGTTTCAAGTGTGTCGCCAGAGTGGAGCTTCGGCAAGAGTTCGTCTTTGCCGCCGCCGTAGACGCGCAGGAAGCCGTCAAAGGTGATGACTTCGCCTTTGGCTTCAAAGTGGAAACGCCCGAAAGAATTATCTGCCCCCTCCAAAACGGCTTCCGCACGCCGAGATTCTCTCTCCGATTCGTCTCGGGTGGCTGCGGAACTCGCTTCGCTCAGACAGTCCTCGCCGCGCCGCGCCTCATCGTCATTCAACTCTCGGGTTTGTGCAGATGTTTTGTCGTGAGTAGATAATTCTCTGCCTTCAATGTTAATCGTCACTGTCGTCTTCTCCAATTTCGCTGCCGACATTTGTGATGCCAGGGTGCGGCGACGGATGAGGTCGTAGAGTTTTTGGTCGTATTCGTTGGAGGTGACGGTTTCGCGGGTGATGTCGGTCGGGCGGATGGCTTCGTGGGCTTCTTGGGCTGAGGCGGATTTGGTTTTGAATTTGCGCACAGTCGAATAATCCGGGCCGTACAGCCGCTTGATAAAATCAGTGGCGCTGGCGATGGCCTGCCCGCTCAGATTGACCGAGTCAGTACGCATGTAGGTGATCTTACCATCCTGGTAGAGCCGCTGGGCTGAAGCCATGGTGGCTTTGGAACTGAAACCAAGCTTGGCGTTAGCCTCCTGTTGCAAGGTCGAGGTCGTGAACGGTGCGGCTGGGTTGCGGGTGCCAGGCGTTTTCGAGATATCGTTGACGGTGAATGTGGCTGGCTTGAGGCTAGTTAGGAATTCACGCGCAGTCTCTTCGGAATCAAATTTCTGGTTGAGCTCGGCTTTGAATTCTTGGTTGTCGTGGATAAATATGGCGGTCACCTTGAACTGCGAGCTGCCCTCGAACTTCATAATTTCTCGTTCGCGCTCGACCAGCAGCCGCACTGCCGGGCTCTGGACGCGGCCAGCCGACTTGCCGCCTGGTACTTTTTGCCAGACCACTGGACTGAGCTCAAAGCCAACCAATCGGTCGAGAATCTGCCGTGCCTGCTGGGCTTGTACCAGATTCATATCAACAGTGCGTGGATTTTTGATAGCGGTGGTGATAGCATCCTTGGTGATCTCGTGAAAGACGATGCGCTTGGTCGTCTCGATCGGTAGATTCAGCACTTTACAGAGATGCCAGGCAATCGCCTCCCCTTCGCGGTCTTCATCGGTGGCTAGCCAGACGTTGTCTTTACCGACGGCCTTGACGTTTTTCTTTAGCTCGGTGATGACTTTCTTTTTTTCGGGATCAACTTCGTAGACGGCAAAAAAATCATTCGCCACATCAATTGGCGGTGTGCCGTCCTTGGTTTTTTTGACGATTGAGCGGATGTGCCCCACGCTTGATAAGACATGAAAATCCTTGCCCAAATATTTCTCAATGGTTTTGGCTTTGGCTGGTGACTCGACGATGACGAGATTTTTCATAACTCTATATTATATCAAATCACCTCGCAACCACAACCGCCGAGGGTGTTTCTCGGTGGCTCTGGTTGCGAGGACAGAGAGATGGGTCTGTCCTCTGAGGGGCGCTAGATGAGTCTAACGATACTCTCTTCCTCGAGCAACTCTTCGAGGAGATCATGGTATCTCAGAAGCTTATCTTCATCCCCTGTAATAACGGCATCGTGGAGGAGTTGTTCGTACTGTGCTTTGCGCATAGTATAGCACCACTTCCTGACATTACCGGCAAAATCACCAGTAATTCGCCAGGTGCCAGTGCCGAAACAGTCGAGCAGAACCTCGGCCACGACTACGGGTTTACTACCACTAGCTCTAAAGCCAAAAGTACACTCATTGATGGCCCATGCGGCTTCCACGCTGCTGTTTTGGATTATTTGCCACAGGTGCTCATTGCGGAGTTTTTTACTGGTATGAACAGTGATATCACCGCCCGTAACGTTGATGACGAAGAAATCATCATAGTCCGCCATGTCAGACCTTCTCTCTCTGTCCGAATTGTCAACACCCAGACTTTCTGGATGGACGAATCTTCGTTTTCTGAACGAAAATCTGATATATATATCAATTATTGGATAAAAAGTCAAGCCTCTGGCGTATCATCATCACTATTACCACCAAAAATGGCTCGTTTGACATATGTGTATGAGGCATGAGCAGCAAGTGGTAACGAGGCGATAAATGCAGTGCGGCCAACTCTGCGGAGGGTTTCGGCCAGCTCTGATTTATCGTTATGTTCGGCGGTGTAGGCGCCCGCGTAGGCAAATAATGCCAGCGTCTCACCGGCCATGGCTAGTTTGCCGGATTTTGTCGGGCGCGTTTCACCCTTGTGTTTACTGCGGTAATTGGCGATGCCTGTTGCGGCGGCATTTATCGTGTTTAACACGGCGATGGTGCCGATAACCGATTTTGGCGCTGCGCCTTTTTTCAGCATTTCATAGAGCAGTTTGAGCGTGACCACTTTATCGGTGATCGCGTCAACGGCCGCGCCAACATTACTCGTTTGTCCTGTTGCGCGGGCGACCGCTCCGTCGGCAACATCGAGCGTTCGCCCAATGATCACCCGCACCAAGCCAGAAACCTCCTCAAGGTTTTCCGCACCGTCCCATGTCAACTTTCCACCCGCTAGACTCATCGCATTAGGGATGGTCAAGGCGTCCCTAATCAAGGTGGTGATGTCACCGTCATTGACCGCTTTGCTGCCAGATACCAGTTCCCGACCTGCCTTCATAAGCCGTAGCCTATCATCAATTTGTCAAATTGGCAATATTATCGCGATTATCGTAGCGCCCAATTATTCGCCCCAAGCGGCTTGATCACGCCGTTGATCTCTAGCATGGTTAGTGCCGTGGCGAAGTCGGCTGGGTTGAGGCCGGATTGTTGCTGCAGTTGGTCGCCGTCTCTGAGGCCGGTCCGGAGTAAGTCGATGATAGTGTTTTCGGCCGGGGTTTCACCGAGGGGGATGACGGCTTGGTCGGTGGCAGATTGAGTGGTTGACGGGGCGATGACATCGAGGATGTCTGTGGCAGTGGTGGCGACGAGGGCGCCTTGTTTGAGTAGCGCGTTGCAGCCTGCAGAGAGTGGACTGGTGATGTTGCCTGGCACGGCAAAGACGTCGCGGCCTTGGGATAAGGCGTGGGCGGCGGTGTTGAGCGTGCCGCTGCGCTCGGCGGCCTCGGTGATGATGACGGCGTCGGCTAGTCCTGATACCAAGCGGTTGCGCTCTAAAAAGCTCCAGCGATTGACGACTTTACCGTCGCCTTTTTTCCACTCGGATAGAATAGCGCCGCCATTTTTTATGATGTTCATGGCTAATTTGTAATTGGTTTGCGGCGAGATATCAGGTAGTTCATTGGGGATAACGCCGATGACCGTGCCGCCAGCCTCCAGGGCGGTCTTCTGGGCAATGCCGTCGATGCCGAGTGCCAAGCCGCTAACGATGATGCAGCCGGCTGTTGCTAGGTCGCTCGCCAGCTGCTCGGTCACTTCCCGGCCGTACGCCGAGGGCTTGCGTGAGCCAACGATTGCCACGACCGGTGCGCCGCTATCTGGCAAATTTCCCATGAAACACAAGCTTTTCGGTGGATTAGCAATACTTGCCAACCTCTGGGTAAAAATATGCTCATCTGGACGGATTCTATTGATTTCCATGACTTTTGTGATAAAAAGTATTGACATGTTGTCAAATGCTTGCTATAATCAGGAGCGATTGGTTAGTTAAAGCGCTAATCAAAAGCACCTTATACCCCCTATTCTAACTAATATGTTAGGTTGCGCGCAATGGCATTAAGTATTCTTACCCTCCACTTTTTGCGATTCAACGTTACGCGCATACTAACCCCTTTAACTGCCCTTTTTTTGAAGGCGACCTCTGTTAAGGTGAGCACTGGATGGTGTTGATATTATAATCAGGCGCGGACTTTTGGAGTTTTAGTCACGACGCTTCACTGAGACGGGAGCTCGGGTGGGTTGAAGGGTAACAAAGCGCCAGGTGATGCCCACCCTTACCTGGCGCTTTTTTAGTTGGGTTTTTAATGTGATCTTGCACCGTGTAAGTGAAGATTGGGCGTGAATTAGTGTGAGGTGACCTGCCGGAAAGCGAGACGTTAGACGAATATGCGTGAGCATAATATTGACTTTTTGTCTCTAAAATAGTATAGTGAATATATATGACGCAGATAATTGAGCACGATACGTTAGTCAAGTTAAGCCAAGAGCGCCCGTTGGTGTTTCGAGCCCAAGCGGCCGCCGTCTTGGCACGTGTGCCGCGGCGATTTCGACGAGATGCGCGGGTGCTGAATCGTAGCAAGCGCACGATGCATGACATGTTGACGGCGTGGCGGGACGAATGGTTGCCGAGGCTAGAGACGATCACCTCGGCGCATAACGCGACAATGTTGCAACAAGCCTTGCGGGAGGATTTACTGGCCGAGACGTCGTCGCAGCAACGGCTGATCGCCATGATGATACCGGTGCGGCTTGAGGAGGAGCGACTGGCCTTTGCGGGGTCGCAGTTTGCGTCAAAGCGAGAGAAAAAGCCGTATCAGCGGACGCTGGCGTTTACCCAGCAGCCAATCGAGGTCTGTCGGCAGCAGGTTGAAGATTTTATGAGGTACGAACTGTACCGGGCGGTGCTCTCTGAGGTCGGTGTGACTGTGGTGGACAAGCAGGCCTGGGGGCTGGTGCGATGCTGGCAGCGGCTGCGGGCCGGCCGTCAGGTCAAGAAACTGCGGCGCGAGGTAACGAGGTGCTTGGCGGCAATTGAGCGAGAAATGGCGGCGATTGAGCAGGAGCGCGGCGGCTTGGCGGCCCGGCTGTTCGGGCTGAATATTGATTATGTGACGGTACTAGCAGCGCGACAGGAGTATGAAAAGGCGCTGGGTCGGCTGAGTAAAAAAGCGGCCGAGAGCCCAGCCAAGCGGCTGGCGCTATATGAGAAAAAGACCGAAGCGATTCGCGAGGAGTACCTCGACACGGTGCCAGGCGTGGCGAATTTGTCAGAGGCGCAGCGGGCGGTCAAGGAAATTGATTCGGTGCTGCTGGCGATTTTTGACCTAGACGCGACAGCACGCAACGAACTGATGAGTGCGTTCAAGCGCTACCGGATGCTGACGCGTGAGCGGGATGTGCTACGGGCGAAGCTTGAGGTGTAGTTTGTAGGAGAGATATCGGGCCCCGTGTGGTTCGTTGGAATTGAG harbors:
- the topA gene encoding type I DNA topoisomerase; protein product: MKNLVIVESPAKAKTIEKYLGKDFHVLSSVGHIRSIVKKTKDGTPPIDVANDFFAVYEVDPEKKKVITELKKNVKAVGKDNVWLATDEDREGEAIAWHLCKVLNLPIETTKRIVFHEITKDAITTAIKNPRTVDMNLVQAQQARQILDRLVGFELSPVVWQKVPGGKSAGRVQSPAVRLLVEREREIMKFEGSSQFKVTAIFIHDNQEFKAELNQKFDSEETAREFLTSLKPATFTVNDISKTPGTRNPAAPFTTSTLQQEANAKLGFSSKATMASAQRLYQDGKITYMRTDSVNLSGQAIASATDFIKRLYGPDYSTVRKFKTKSASAQEAHEAIRPTDITRETVTSNEYDQKLYDLIRRRTLASQMSAAKLEKTTVTINIEGRELSTHDKTSAQTRELNDDEARRGEDCLSEASSAATRDESERESRRAEAVLEGADNSFGRFHFEAKGEVITFDGFLRVYGGGKDELLPKLHSGDTLETHDITARQIFARPPARYTEGSLVKKLEDLGIGRPSTYATIIDTVQTRGYVEKGDSEGQPRDVIVLNYNGEEVSRDIVQEKTGSTRGKLIPTPSGELIADFLTDHFTQIVDYDFTANVETEFDKIAAADLAKSTMLHGFYTPFHKLIEQSGGIDRSKVGANREVGIDPKSGKPILARFGRFGPMLQLGATDDEDKPRFAPLPKGAKIETVTLEQALEMFKLPRVVGQTEDGQDIKANIGRFGPYIQVGKLFVSIKPEDPHTITLETARELYAAKLQAEAEKNIANFGDGVKVLNGRFGPYITDGSKNAKIPKDTDPKSITHEQALELLKVAPAKPARRGRTSTKPSKSPRKSSRSKK
- the dprA gene encoding DNA-protecting protein DprA; this encodes MEINRIRPDEHIFTQRLASIANPPKSLCFMGNLPDSGAPVVAIVGSRKPSAYGREVTEQLASDLATAGCIIVSGLALGIDGIAQKTALEAGGTVIGVIPNELPDISPQTNYKLAMNIIKNGGAILSEWKKGDGKVVNRWSFLERNRLVSGLADAVIITEAAERSGTLNTAAHALSQGRDVFAVPGNITSPLSAGCNALLKQGALVATTATDILDVIAPSTTQSATDQAVIPLGETPAENTIIDLLRTGLRDGDQLQQQSGLNPADFATALTMLEINGVIKPLGANNWALR
- a CDS encoding type IV secretion system DNA-binding domain-containing protein translates to MEIISSMISFLTQWYVWIPITAVLSFLTWRNYQRADEFEPTESVLLVLEIPKANDKKELAAEQLFASLHGILRDKRELKLSGGRQEHISFEIASVNGQIRFYVWVPRTLQSFVEGQIYAQYPTVQIYVASEDYTEHEREHSTVYTTELTLTAPEFLPIRTFQTFEVDPLAGITGTLAKLELTGEELWVQVLIRPIADSWQQSADRWIASVKSGHKLIPGLGGGGLQWIGTLLEALWRPPGQGSDGKKAPELSERDKTRVSEAEKKATKLGYDVKIRLAYLGEDQASAKLHMQALVGAFKQFNSTNLNGFRAVKGAFGKEFLDKYRKRAFYGDGYILNIEELASVFHLPHTNVETPNIVWASAKTAEPPSKLPVLTGSDANDDQISAFGVTNFRGINHQFGMLRYDRSRHVYIIGQTGAGKSGLLELFALSDIFHSQGYAIIDPHGDFAINNMKFIPGSRLNDVVYFNPADTAYPLGFNPLEVTNPNQKTNISSEVIGVLKRMFGESWGPRLEYILRYTILALLDRPETTMLDITRMLTDKTFRKETLGYCRDTVVLQFWNVEFASWNDKFVAEAVAPVLNKVGAFTANPIIRNIIGQPKSTFNIRQIMDEGKILIVNLSKGLIGEDNAAILGSFLVTKIQLAAMSRSDIPDIRDRRPFYLYVDEFQNFATDSFATILSEARKYGLNLTVANQYISQMNETVRDAVFGNVGTMISFRVSADDAPILAKQFEPNFEAVDLLQMHNRNFVINMVIGGEKTPAFSARTLELPPSQADNTPHIIEHSRRMYSRNREDVEREIAAVIMPPRPQKQPSSQPRPQAVAAAALAQPAQAATSQPVQGTTATNTQHPAPQPEPVTDSGEVILQIRGNSAFESAATDTATPKKRRRRRKKSAA